One Triticum dicoccoides isolate Atlit2015 ecotype Zavitan chromosome 4B, WEW_v2.0, whole genome shotgun sequence genomic window carries:
- the LOC119294455 gene encoding flocculation protein FLO11-like: MSLEDPRSAMEGRARRRASPSGMRTKAVRVEPEPPPPTRRHEPGTRAAVVYYLCRNHHLEHPHFMEVPLASPQGLYLRDVIGRLDALRGKGMAAKYSWSCKRSYKTGFVWHDLSADDLLLPTQGTEYVLKGSELPFDHSKPLPMPDHQQNNAACAKVQPCKPARQQESPPSPGSSNQGWTSKSPSPTPTTYPAVPVIKEEVPPPPPPPPPSTTTTTARAAVVPAMKEHAVPPRLLQLVSLSSPSASTTGDEEQCRLPPHSGSSSISSPKTSMASSDTSSPSPPKPAAAGSDAATQTDDKARWDDVKLQHRQGTARASSSPEGPEIVVDEESRCTRAPAGEDQPRSRRSGTLQSLIRAEAAGRRRCLPLPVEDDRAAAAAAAATGGSVSGRLKPANLLMRLMACGPSHPGGFSLVQTSSYKPCFPQLEYPSSPELSPLGALKPAENCSGRLLDSALKRSSSSSRSHQEGVICEEEEAWPKGFNNNLSRSASKRTSDPSSGRTASCSKAVSFRDE; the protein is encoded by the exons ATGTCGTTGGAGGATCCACGGAGCGCGATGGaggggagggcgaggcggcgcgccaGCCCGTCCGGGATGCGCACCAAGGCAGTCAGGGtggagccggagccgccgccgccgaccaggaGGCACGAGCCAGGGACGAGGGCGGCGGTGGTGTACTACCTGTGCCGGAATCACCACCTGGAGCACCCGCACTTCATGGAGGTGCCCCTCGCCTCCCCGCAAGGCCTCTACCTGCGAG aTGTGATTGGCCGGCTGGACGCCCTGAGAGGGAAGGGCATGGCAGCCAAGTATTCCTGGTCCTGCAAAAG GAGCTACAAGACTGGGTTCGTGTGGCACGACCTTTCTGCGGATGATCTGCTGCTGCCCACGCAAGGAACAGAGTACGTTCTCAAGGGCTCCGAGCTCCCGTTCGACCACTCAAAGCCCCTGCCAATGCCAG ATCATCAGCAGAATAATGCAGCATGTGCAAAGGTTCAGCCCTGCAAGCCGGCTCGACAACAAGAGTCGCCTCCTTCTCCTGGATCATCGAACCAGGGGTGGACTTCCAAGTCTCCGTCTCCTACTCCTACAACTTACCCTGCAGTTCCAGTCATCAAAGAGGAagtaccgccgccgccgccaccaccaccaccatcaacaacaacaacaacagctcgTGCAGCTGTTGTTCCAGCCATGAAAGAGCACGCGGTGCCACCGCGACTTCTCCAGCTGGTCTCGCTGTCATCACCATCTGCATCCACCACTGGGGATGAAGAGCAATGCAGATTGCCACCACATTCAGGCTCCTCGAGCATCTCCTCCCCCAAGACAAGCATGGCTTCCTCAGATACAAGCTCACCCAGCCCTCCCAAACCCGCAGCGGCAGGGAGCGACGCGGCCACACAGACGGATGATAAAGCGCGGTGGGACGACGTGAAGCTGCAGCACAGACAGGGCACAGCAAGAGCATCATCATCGCCGGAAGGGCCGGAGATCGTCGTGGACGAGGAATCCCGTTGCACGCGTGCGCCCGCAGGGGAGGACCAGCCTCGCAGCAGGAGGAGCGGGACCCTGCAGTCTCTGATACGGGCGGAGGCGGCCGGCAGGAGGAGGTGCCTTCCTCTGCCGGTGGAGGACGacagggctgctgctgctgctgctgctgccacgggCGGCTCCGTCAGCGGTAGGCTGAAGCCGGCCAACCTGCTGATGCGCCTCATGGCCTGCGGGCCGAGCCACCCCGGCGGCTTCAGCTTGGTGCAGACGTCGTCGTACAAGCCGTGTTTCCCGCAGCTCGAGTACCCGTCGTCTCCGGAGCTGTCTCCTCTCGGCGCACTGAAGCCCGCAGAAAATTGCAGTGGCCGCCTGCTCGACAGTGCACTTAAACGCTCTTCTTCTTCGTCGCGCAGTCACCAGGAAGG AGTTAtctgcgaagaagaagaagcgtGGCCGAAAGGGTTTAACAACAACCTGTCGAGAAGCGCGAGCAAGAGGACGAGCGATCCGTCGTCGGGGAGGACGGCCTCTTGTTCAAAGGCGGTGTCGTTCCGGGACGAATAG
- the LOC119294456 gene encoding ACT domain-containing protein ACR10-like, whose protein sequence is MGIPSPSDEVVQIVHGDGAGDPTVVTVSCPDKTGLGCDLCRLVLLFGLNVHKGDMSTDGRWCYIVLWVAASRRGRPPVAWDLLKERLVDLCPVPAPFGVDTAYLAAAGLRGDGLALPAGEPQVFLLKFCCYDRMGLLHDVTCVLCEMELTIRRVKVSTTPDGRVMDLFFITDARELLHTKSRREEAYEKLQSVLGDSVTSCEIESATEDMSSCLQASALLSPLVLEQMFSEVDVIEEQSSRSRSDSRLSVTMDNSLSPVHTLIQIQCGDHKGLLYDIMRTVKDCNIQISYGRFYAGQKGRCEVDLFAVQSDGKKILDQQKQRTMCSRLRTELLRPLRVALVNRGPDAELLVANPVEVSGKGRPLVFYDITLALKNLHRRVFLAEIGRHVVDDREWEVYRVHLGEDDHELSCSVRSKIVDGVTNMLMGWD, encoded by the exons ATGGGGATCCCGAGCCCGAGCGACGAGGTGGTCCAAATCGTGCACGGGGACGGCGCGGGGGACCCCACGGTGGTCACCGTCAGCTGCCCGGACAAGACCGGCCTGGGCTGCGACCTCTgccgcctcgtcctcctcttcggCCTCAACGTCCACAAGGGCGACATGAGCACTGACGGCCGCTGGTGCTACATCGTGCTCTGGGTCGCCGCCTCGCGCCGGGGCCGGCCCCCCGTCGCATGGGACCTCCTCAAGGAGCGCCTCGTCGACCTCTGCCCCGTCCCCGCGCCCTTCGGAGTCGACACCGcctacctcgccgccgccggcctccgGGGCGACGGCCTCGCGCTCCCCGCCGGGGAGCCCCAGGTGTTCCTCCTCAAGTTCTGCTGCTACGACCGGATGGGCCTCCTCCACG ACGTGACGTGTGTGCTGTGTGAGATGGAGCTCACGATTAGGAGGGTCAAGGTCTCCACCACCCCCGACGGCAGAGTCATGGACCTTTTCTTCATCACTGATGCCAG GGAACTTCTACACACAAAGAGCAGAAGGGAAGAGGCCTATGAAAAGCTGCAGAGCGTCTTGGGTGACTCGGTGACGAGTTGCGAAATAGAATCCGCGACGGAGGACATGTCTTCTTGCCTCCAAGCTTCAGCATTGTTGTCGCCTCTTGTCCTGGAGCAGATGTTCAGCGAGGTAGATGTCATTGAGGAGCAGTCGAGCCGCTCGAGGTCCGACAGTAGACTGTCGGTCACAATGGACAACTCCCTCAGCCCCGTGCACACCCTGATTCAGATCCAGTGCGGCGACCACAAGGGCCTCCTGTACGACATCATGAGAACAGTCAAAGACTGCAACATCCAG ATTTCGTATGGCCGGTTCTACGCGGGCCAGAAGGGCCGGTGCGAGGTGGACCTGTTCGCGGTGCAGTCGGACGGGAAAAAGATACTCGACCAGCAGAAACAGAGGACGATGTGCTCTCGGCTGAGGACGGAGCTGCTGCGGCCGCTCCGCGTGGCGCTGGTGAACCGGGGCCCCGACGCGGAGCTGCTGGTGGCAAACCCGGTGGAGGTGTCCGGGAAGGGTAGGCCGCTGGTGTTCTATGACATCACCCTCGCGCTCAAGAACCTCCATAGACGAGTCTTCTTG GCCGAGATCGGGAGGCATGTGGTGGACGACAGGGAGTGGGAGGTGTACAGGGTGCACCTGGGCGAGGACGACCACGAGCTCTCGTGCTCGGTGCGGAGCAAGATTGTCGATGGCGTCACCAACATGCTCATGGGCTGGGACTGA